In a single window of the Pleurodeles waltl isolate 20211129_DDA chromosome 4_2, aPleWal1.hap1.20221129, whole genome shotgun sequence genome:
- the PRMT6 gene encoding protein arginine N-methyltransferase 6, translated as MSVNKRRKYDRGEQESLYFDCYSDVSIHEEMISDKVRTNAYKLGILRNYAAIRGKVVLDVGAGTGILSIFCVQAGASKVYAVEASSICLQAVEVVKQNKMEDKIIVIKGTVETVELPEKVDVIVSEWMGYALMYESMLSSVIFARNKWLKEEGIILPSYAELFIAPIIDPTTEWRLDFWGKVKERYGVDMSCMEPFARKCIMNQEIAVNCVSGEDVLAHPVRFAELDLQVATKEEIGAIRGSFSFRCFGSDSMHAFSVWFTVAFPGEKPVLLSTSPFKEETHWKQAILYLSEAVQVIQDTEITGDIRMCPSEDNPRHLKIHMKYKVGEHESQEKTFRMGE; from the coding sequence ATGTCAGTGAATAAACGGAGGAAATATGATCGCGGTGAGCAGGAGAGCCTGTACTTTGACTGTTATTCAGACGTCTCCATACACGAAGAGATGATTTCAGATAAAGTCCGCACTAATGCCTACAAATTGGGAATCTTGAGAAAttatgctgccatcagaggcaaagTGGTGCTGGATGTGGGAGCAGGCACTGGCATTTTAAGTATTTTCTGCGTGCAGGCAGGTGCTTCAAAGGTATATGCAGTTGAAGCCAGTTCAATTTGCCTGCAAGCAGTGGAAGTggtgaaacaaaacaaaatggaggaCAAAATAATTGTGATAAAGGGCACAGTGGAAACTGTAGAATTGCCAGAGAAAGTAGATGTGATTGTCAGCGAGTGGATGGGCTACGCACTAATGTATGAATCAATGCTTTCTTCTGTGATATTCGCCCGAAACAAATGGCTAAAAGAAGAAGGCATTATCTTACCTTCATATGCTGAATTGTTCATTGCTCCAATCATTGACCCAACAACCGAATGGCGCCTGGACTTCTGGGGAAAAGTAAAGGAGCGATATGGGGTAGACATGAGTTGCATGGAACCTTTTGCTAGAAAGTGCATTATGAACCAGGAGATTGCAGTGAACTGTGTTTCAGGCGAAGACGTACTGGCTCACCCTGTACGGTTTGCAGAACTAGATTTGCAGGTAGCTACAAAGGAGGAAATTGGGGCAATCCGTGGCAGTTTTAGTTTCCGCTGCTTTGGCTCAGATTCAATGCATGCTTTCAGCGTGTGGTTTACGGTTGCCTTCCCAGGTGAGAAACCTGTTCTTCTATCAACGTCACCTTTCAAAGAGGAAACCCACTGGAAGCAAGCTATTTTGTACCTCAGCGAGGCTGTTCAAGTCATCCAGGACACGGAGATCACTGGGGATATACGTATGTGCCCTTCAGAAGATAATCCAAGACATCTTAAAATTCATATGAAGTACAAAGTGGGAGAGCATGAAAGCCAGGAGAAAACTTTTCGAATGGGGGAATAG